The DNA segment GCTGCTGGCATACATTGGAATGGCAGTGTTTGCCCTCGCTCCATTGGCTGTCAAAGGGGAGAACAATCAAGAGCTACGCCGAAACCTGGATAATTGGACGTGGCTACTTTTGTTCGCTGGTGCGACAGCCATGATGGTCTTTAGTGCCTATTTGATGTACATCATGGCGACTCAGTTTGTCGCGGTTTATGGCATCAATAGCATCTGTATTTACTGTATTGTGTCTGCGATTTTTGCGACGACCCTGTTTATCCTCACGTTGATTGGGCGATCGTGGGAGGATATTGGTCAACTTGTCCTCACTTTCTTCTTAGTGGGGATGGTGGTTTTAGTGGGGTCGTTGGGTGTGTACGCCAATGCAGGTCTTTCTTCTGCGCAAACCGATCCCTCAGCACCTGGACAAACGGGTCCAGCGGTTACAACCACATCGGGACAAGCCGAACTGGCACTGGCTCGTCACTTAAAACAGGTGGGAGCAAAAATGTATGGGGCTTACTGGTGCCCGCATTGCCATGACCAAAAGCAACTGTTTGGGGCAGAGGCAGTGCGCGAGATCACTTACATTGAGTGTGATCCCAGTGGGCGCGATCCCAAGCCTGAGATTTGCCAAAGTGTTGCCCAAAAGGTTGAACAAGCTACTGGAGAACGGTTTGGATTTCCCAGTTGGGAGATCAATGGACAGTTTTATTTGGGGACGCAATCGTTGGATCAGTTGGCGGATGCCTCTGGCTATCAAGGACCGCGCAACTTCCAAAACTAACTCCCTTACCTCAAGAATCACGAATTGATTAAACCGCAATTCTATATGGGGACATGGCATACCATGTCCCTATTGTTTTGCTAGGGGGTTTTCTGGAGGGGTAATCCGTAGCCCAAAATAGGTGAGCACGAGTAATTCATCACCTGTGTTCACGACTTCGTGAGTTTCACCTGGCTCTACAGCAATGCAGGTGCCTGGTGTGATGGTATTGCCGTTCCGTCAATCCGGATGATCCCCGTCCCTGATTCCACAAAAAAGACTTCACACATATCGTGGTGGGCGTGAGCTGAGGCAACTTGCCCTGGTGCAAAATAGGCTTGAGAGAAATTGGTGAGGTGTGGCAAATCGTGCGATCGCAACATCACCTTTTTGTGGATGGCGGGATTGTGAGATACCTGCTCTGTGGGCAGGTTTTCCAGAGAGATTAGTTTCATATGGAAACTGAAGAGTTGATCAGGACAGGTTGCAGGGGTGGAACCCCCGACTGAGGGCACACAGCCTCTACGCCCCCTGGTCTTATAGCTTTGGTCAGAAAGCTTAAGGCAAAGGCAATGGCTCAAACCCTGATGCTGGGCAAGCTTCCTGACTCACCCCCGCCCCATTGAATTGGCTACGGTTATAACTGTCTCGACAGTTGCTATAGGACAGGGTTAGAGGCTTTATAAGTTGATCCCCAGCTTCTGAGCGAGAAACTGGAGATCTGCCTAAAGTTCATTCAATACTATGGCACAGCCTCCTGTGATTAGGGAGAGCTGAGGTGTGCCAACCACGCTTCCACATCAACTGCCAATTTTTGACCCAATCTCAGGAGGGCATGAAGTTGTTCTAGATTCCATGTGACCTCTGAGCTGACTTGAATGGGAG comes from the Oscillatoria sp. FACHB-1407 genome and includes:
- a CDS encoding vitamin K epoxide reductase family protein, with amino-acid sequence MSRRRQTPWIHRNSRYLIGAIAILGAINTAYITATKLLGAETACPTSGCEQVLSSEYAYILGIPLSLFGLLAYIGMAVFALAPLAVKGENNQELRRNLDNWTWLLLFAGATAMMVFSAYLMYIMATQFVAVYGINSICIYCIVSAIFATTLFILTLIGRSWEDIGQLVLTFFLVGMVVLVGSLGVYANAGLSSAQTDPSAPGQTGPAVTTTSGQAELALARHLKQVGAKMYGAYWCPHCHDQKQLFGAEAVREITYIECDPSGRDPKPEICQSVAQKVEQATGERFGFPSWEINGQFYLGTQSLDQLADASGYQGPRNFQN
- a CDS encoding cupin domain-containing protein; this translates as MKLISLENLPTEQVSHNPAIHKKVMLRSHDLPHLTNFSQAYFAPGQVASAHAHHDMCEVFFVESGTGIIRIDGTAIPSHQAPALL